The segment CCAGACAGATAAGCCGTTGGTAAGCCTGGGCAGCGAAATTGAACATATAAGGGACTATATTGCACTCGAGCAAATGAGATTCCGCAATAACCTGCTAATTGATATTAACCTCCCCCCGGAATTTGAAAATATTGATATAGCTCCTATGCTGCTTATTCCGTTTGTGGAGAATAGTTTTAAGCATGGGCAGTTGGTGGATGGTAAATTGAGAATAGCTATAAGCCTTAAGACAGATGAGGAAGAACTTTGGTTTACCATAAAAAATTCAGTTAAAAGTGAAAAGAATTTTGAATCTAAAAACGGCCTTGGTTTAAAAAATCTTGAGAAACGTCTGCAGTTATTATATCCCAACTAAGCATTCATTTTCCGCAGAGAAAAATGGCAACACTTTCGAAGCCCATCTCTCTTTAATTCATTCTAAGGTACACCTAGGTATGGATAGAAAGATTTCCTGTATCATAGTAGATGATGAACCCACGGCAAGAGAGGTGATTGCGAGGCATTTAGCTAAGATCAACCACGTGGAAGTGCTGGGAACCTGTGAAAGTGCCGGGGAAGCTTTTGGTTTAATTAATACCAAAAAAGTAGACCTGATCTTCCTGGATATTAATATGCCGAGATTTCAGGATTGTCTTTTGCCCGTTCAATAAACTCTGAAATTAAGATCATTTTTACCACTGCTTACAGGGAATATGCTGTAGATGGTTTTGATCTACAGGCAGTGGACTACCTGCTGAAACCTATCTCTTTTGAACGCCTTTTAAGAGCTGTAAATACGTTTTCCAATTTTCATTTTAGCCAAGATGAGCAAGAATTTTCCAGGAAAAACGAAGTATTCCATGATTTTATGTTTGTACGGGCAGACCGGAAAATGATAAGGATCAATTTTGGAGATATTTGCTACATAGAAAGTTTAAGTGATTACCTAAAGATCCACACAGGAACCTAGCTCAATTGTGATACGGGAAACTATGAGCAATATAGAAAAGGAGCTCCCCGGGGCAAATTTTATAAGAATTCATCGTTCATTTATTATTTCCCTTGCTGCCCTGGAATCCTATACAAATGAATACCTGGAAGTAGCTAAGCAAAGCCTTACCCATTAGCAGAAGCTACAAATTTGCCGTACTTGAGAAACTGCAAAAGTGGGCGATGGAATAGTAAATTTATAAACTTAAGGTTCAATTTTTTCACGAACTGTATTAAGTTAGGTAAACCTTAAAGAGTATTAATTGTATGAGGTCATTTGTTTCATCATGATATTTTTTATCATAACCGAGTCACCTTCCAATAATTAAACTATTATAAATCAATTAATTTTGCTACCTAAAATTTCGCCTTCTTCAGTTTCTGTTAATATTAATTCCATCCGTTTCTCATCAGTAGCATAGCCAATTACGAACTATTTTCTGCCATTACTGAATAAAATAAACTATCTATTTGAATTTATTTCTTGGGTTAATAGATAGTTAGCCGTTCGTTATTTTTCATCAAACCATTTTTCGATTGCAGGCATATTTTTCTCAAACCCACCCGGAATAAAAAAATTTAGTAAACCCGATTTTTCGTCTGTTTTATTAGCAAAATCATGAATTGTATTTCTTGGTATTCTTAAAAAAGTTCCCCTATCCACATCTATCCATTTATCCCCAACAAGTATAGATGTTGTGCCTTCAATTCCGTAAAATATTTCATCATTTTCTTCGTGTTGGTGAGGGCCAGGTCCGCCAGAGTTTGGTTCGAGCCACCATTCTGATATACTATATTTTTCGTTAGTTTCATTTTCATCTGATTTGAAAATAGCAGTCATAGTTCCACAATTGTAAATTCTCCCTTCGCCTGATTTGAGGATTATGGTATCAGTATCATTATTTTTATGCTTCATATCTTTTATTATTTATAGAGACCGTTTCAGGATGTTTCCCAATGATTGCTATCTATTGGTATTGTGGAAAAATAGTCTTGCTCTAAGGCACATTACTACCTATTTCACTTGCAAAATTTCCTAAATTAGTTAAGTTCGTATTACTAAGAATAATAATCGTCGTTGACTTATTTAAATGTCGCATCCACACCGCATTTAATCCCATTATACTCCCATAACGCTCCATTACTCTTTCATCTCCCTTTCCTTTAATCCATACCCCATACCCATAATCATCAAGTCCGGGAGTTAACATTAAGTCTAAATTTTCTTTATTAATCAACTTGAGTCCAAACAATGCGTTGGAAAATTTTAGTAAATCAGGAGGTGAAGAATACATTGCCCCGGCAGCGTACCAATTTTCTATAAACATGGGAATATCATTTATCAAAGAATCGGAATTGTTTTCAGAAAAATATGTACTGGCAAGATTCCTGATAATATCCTTTTCCGTAGCCATTCCTGAAGTAGTCATACCTAAGGGCTCCAGAATTTTTTCGTTTAGTACCTTTTCGTAAGTTTTCTGATAAAGCGCTTCAATGATTTTTCCCAGAACAAAGTATTCTGCATTATTATAGTTAAATTTTGACCCAGGTTCATTTACTAGAGAGCAATTTATAAAGCTTTTCAAAAGTTGGTTCGTCGTGTTAGGTGTTGAATACAATCCTAATCCATATTTCATAGCATTTTCCACACTTGAAACAGTGTCTATTAAGATGATACCAGAAGTATGATTAAGAAGTTGATGCGGAGTAACTTTTAAACTTACTTCATCTGGATAATCTGGCAGATAGTTTTTGATGGGTTTATTTAAATCAAGTTCGCCCTGTTCATGAAGTTGAAGAATTAGGACCGCAGTAAAAGCTTTTGTTATTGACGCTATTTTATAAACGGTCTCATTATTTATGGGAATATTAAACCTTCGGTCTGCAATACCAAAACTTTTATGGAAAAGTATGGCGGAGTCTTTCTCTACCAGCACTGTACCATTAAAATTATTTTTAGTAGCATAAGATTGTATAATTGAGTTTAACTGTGTTTCCTGGGCTACTGCTTGTTGACCAACCAAGGAAAAGACTATAAAAAAGATGCAATATTTCATTTGGATGTTTAAGTTAATTCAAACAAGACATTACATTCTTCCAATTTGATGTTCGAATGTTAGACTCCTCTTTCCAGGCAGAAGTTACACTTTAGTAGAAAATACTTTCTCCGCAATTAAATTACTACCAAAAGGTGACGTTTTATTATTAAATTAAGAGGGACCTATTGCTTTTCATAGGATATGATGTAAAAAGCGCTGTACGTGTGTCAATATCTTTCTTGGTTCCTTGTGAGACTTTAGTGGTATTATTTGAACTATCGAAGTTTTAATCTTGTTTTTAAATACATCTCATTAATGAAATTTACCCATTTTCTTTTTCCATAAATAAATTTAATATCCTCCAGGAAACCATATATAATAGGCTTTCGATTTAAATTTATTACCTCTCAAATCTTCCAGAAACATGAATCTTAAATAACTCAATCCTATAAGAAGTATAACTGCAAGTAGTGTCAGGATTAAATACACTGTATCCCTAGTTTATGTTTTCGTAATAGAGCCGTAGCGGATTTTATTTGCTATTTCTTCGGTTTAGCACATACTATAAATATACAAAAAAGCCATTGCGAAGAATTAAATTCGCCTTGGCTTATATACAATGTGCCTGTTGCACAAGTTACCGAAATTAGGTAATTTCATGGAATGCAAGGCAAAAAAGACTATCAGGAAAAACTCTTCACTTCCTTTAGGTTAAGTGATCGAATCCCAAAAGAAAATTTTTATCGCAGGTTAAAAGAGGCTCTCAACCTGGATTTCCTTTATCCACTCACCCACCAGTTCTATGGGGAGAGCGGACAAAAAAGTATCGACCCCGTGGTGTATTTCAAGATCTGCCTGGTGGGATATCTTGAGAATATTACTACAGATCGTGGCGTAATGGATCATTGTGCAATGCGGCTGGACATCCTTTATTTCCTTGGGTATGATGTAGATGAAGAACTACCCTGGCACAGCACCATAAGCCGTACCCGAAAGCTTTTTACCGATGATGTCTTTGAGGAAGTATTCACCCGGGTTTTTAAACTATGTGTAGAAGCAGGATTGGTAAGCGGGCATACACAAGCCATTGATTCAGCTCCTGTTAAAGCCAATGCTTCTATGGATAGCCTGGAGCTTAAAGTCCCGGCAGAAGATCTTGAAGAGCATCTCTCAAAGCTGCGTGTGCAAAGCAGCAGGGACCGAAAAGCCAAAGAGAACAAAGCCCCTAAAGAACAACAGGAAATTACCGCCAGTAAACAAGAATTACAGGAAATTAAGAGCCGTAATAAAAGATGGAGTAAGGACCAGGATATGAAACCCGGTGCAAAGAACAAAGGCAGTAAATATACCAGCAACAAAACCCACTACAGCCCCACAGATCCTGATGCAAGGATCAGTGTCAAACCCGGAAAAGCCAGGAAACTTAACTACCTCTGCAATATAGACCGTAGATACTAAAGCCCACGTAATAACAGATGTACAGGCCTACCATGCAGATAAGAAAGACACAAAATATTTAAAGGATACTGTTACAAGATTGAACAGGCGTTTACGCAGGGAAGGATTGATCTGGGAAAATCTGCTGGCAGATGCAGGTTATAGCAGTGGGGAGAATTATGCATACCTGGAAAATAAAGGTCTTACACCCTATATTCCACCACACGGCACTTACAAAGGAGGACCTGAAGGGTTCCAATATTTTAAAGAGGGCAACTACTGGCTGTGCCCGCAAGGAAAAAAGGTAACCTTCCGGAAGCAGAAAATGGAGAATGGAAACTTAAAGGATAACTATTTTACTACAAGAGCAGATTGTAAAGACTGCCCAATAAAAAAAGCCTGCATTGGCAAGAGCCACGAAAAAAGGATCAATATTACCGCCTTTCGGGAAGAATACGAAAGAAATATTGAACGGGTAAAAAGCAGGCGTGGCCGCTATATGAAAGGCAAACGACAAGGCACGGTAGAACCCGTTTTTGGTACCCTTAAAGAATTCCTGGGACTAAGAAAAGTAAATACCATCGGAATTCGCCAGGCCAACAAATGTATGCACCTGGCCGCCATTGCGTATAACCTGAAGAAGTACCTGAAGTTTACCACAAGGAAAGTCAAGTCCGGGGCAAATGCCCTGCAAAAATGCCAAGACGCCGCTCCTTCTATTATAAAAGCTGAATTAATGGCTTTTCAAGCTGTTTTGGTCCTCCTTTTTTCTTCCCAAAAAGTGTTTGTGAATAGAGCATCACTTGCTTAAAAAGCTTTAAATATAATAGGAAATCTTGTTTGTAGAGGAAATTATAGGCTTGTGCAACGGTTACTAATGTTGTAGCACGTTTTTTATTTACAAAAATTTCACTACCCGCTGAATTTCATCTTTCAAAGTCAACTCTTCACTTTGTTCAATTGAATAACCTTCCGCTACAATTTCAAAACAAGTGTCGTGAAAGAAAAAAATGAAATGTTGATATTTCGTGAATTGTTCGTTATTATGATATGGGTGAATAGAATTCATTTTAGTCAATTCTTTTATCCATTCGGATTCAACTACTTTTTGGACCGAGTATGGTTGAAGTCCGAATTTATATAAAGGATGGCCACTAATCGCTTCATCATTTGGATTTCCGAACTTGAATTGTGCATATCGGTCAAATTTGATCGTTACAAATCGTTCATCGCTCTCGGTCCGCTCATTTATCCTGGGTCCGTTCCAATCAGGATTAACCATACTCACATAGAAAATCAAATAAATTTGGTGTTCATTTGACAAAATAGTTGGCATAGGTGCCCCAGCATCAATAGTATATCCTTCTTTTATTTGTTTTATATGCATTTTGTCGATGAGTTATTTTCAAATGTGCTACAACACATCTATAAATGCAATAGTACATTTATACTACCTATGTCTACGAATCTAGAGTATTTTTGTCTGGAAAAAAATATTTGCAGGAATATAGATCTGGATTTCAGTTGTTTTGCTGCTTTTATGAGCCGGAAGTACCTGGAACTACTTTAAATTGCTGCTGTCGCTTTATGGTGTAAATGGGTTGCAACCTATAGTGTGATAGAGGTGGCCGCTTTTTCCTCATTCCTGGAATAGTTGCAGCCTCTTTCAATCTTCATTGCGATTTCCAGAATTCACTTAGGAATGGCTTACTACTCGCAACTTTCTTTTTAGACCAATTGTATATTTCAGAAACAGAAAAAATTTATTTCTCCTTTCCTGCTACATTATCTGCGTGATAACCTCCCCTTTGCCCCATAGGTTCATCTGGTCCTACTGTAGTGTCTTTTTGGGTTTGATGTTCCATTTCTGAATTAATTTCGGCACCAAGAAGAATTATAAAGGAGGTAAGGAAAAGCCATAAGAGCATAATAATTACAGCTGCAAAACTGCCGTACATATCATCATAGCTTCCGAAGTTATTTACATACCAGGAAAATAAAAGCGAACTGAGCCACCCAAAACACAGTGGCAACAATAGAGCCCCAGCTAATCCATTTTAATTCAGGATTATCTCTGTCTGGTGCCTTTTTATAAATAAGTCCAAGGCCGAAAATAATAAAGGCTGCAAGAATGAGCCAGCGGCACCAGCTCAAAACTGTTTGAATGCTTGATCCTACCGGAATATGTTCAACAAAGGCAGGGAAAAGAATAACCAGCACAACAGCCAGAATTCCCAGTATAAGTCCGCCAATGGTGAATGCAAGGGTAAGGGCAGTCTTCTTAATAAAATTTCTGTTATCCACCTCGTTATAAGCAATATTTACACCTTCAAAAAGGGCGTTTGTCCCCTGGTTGGCACTCCATATACTTATAAGAATGCTTAAAATCACACCCCAGCCAAGCGTACTGTCAGGTTTTGAAACTATTGGCTCGATGAAACCCTGAATCATGTCCGCAGCTTCTGCCGGAAGTACATTATTTAATCCCGAAATGTGATCCTGAATTTGAGAAGGGTCCATAACTAGACCATAAATAGAGAGTGCTGCAACTATAGTGGGGAAAAGTGCCATGAAAAAATAAAATCCTACCCCTGCCGAAACTATTTGAACGTGGTCTTTTTTTATTTCTGATAAAACACGTGAGCCTATTTCTTTCCAGCCCGAAACTGGAATTTCACCAGGTTTATCTGCCTGGTGTCCATCATTATTGTTTCTTGCAGTATCTTTTCCCATGGTTTTAATTTAGTTATTTTAACATCCTACAGCTTCTGTGGACTAATTCTTCTTTAGATTCCATTCTGCCTTTTTCAATTTATACTAAAATAAGGGAAGCAAAAAGCCCATCCGCTTAAAGAAGTACTAAAAAAAATTGGAGAGAGGTAAAAGTTTCTTAAATCCAGCGGATAGTTTACAACAAAAGTAAATTTTGAAATTTTTTTCTATTGTTTGGATTGATGAAATTTCATCAGTAATTTTCTTCTCACCAGCTTCGATAGTTTTAAGAAAATCAATAGATTTACTGGTATACGTTTCTTTATTCTCAATTAAAGACTTTACAATCATGAAATTAAATAAAGTTAAGATAGCCGGGATCTTATTGTTCATCATTGGTTGCAGTTCTTATTTTTTTGTGGAAGGTGAACCCTATACTACTATAACAGGTATTTGTGCGGGAATAGGCTTTGGGATGTTTTTAATAGGTTCAGCTCTTGCAACAAATGTCCGACGCGGATAAATATAAGTCCTGCTCCACCCGCCTGGCTATTAAATAAAAATATAATTTATAATAAATTCTAATCGCCATTTTACGGATATGGCGTTAAAACAAATAACATTGATCTGGATTAGAATTAAAGAACTGGAAAGAAGACTCATTACAAACAAACTTTCAGAAAAAACAGGCCTGCACTATTTGCTGGCACATATAGTTGTCGCACTAATTTTTATTTATCTTCCCGAATTCAGCGGCTATACTAGCGAGTGGTATTACTTTGCAGAGTTCCTCGTCGTCCTGATAATTTTGATTATAACTTTGAAGACAGCTTTTTCTATTAATAAAGAAAGAGATTTTCTTAAACGTGCAATTTCCCTCTCTTTTGTAATTGGCCTGAGGCTGCTAATATTTTTCACACTTCTGCATCTACTTTATAAGATAATTATGTTTATTATCCCTGTAGATCTTTTTGTATTCTTCAACAATTTTACAACCGGAGATATTCCCAACCTCCTGTTTACTTTTATAATTTCCCTCTCCTTCTATTTCCTGCTAACCCGTGCGTTTAAGAGGATTAACCTTGATCAAGGTGAGTTTAGAGCATCTAATATCTAATTGTAGAACACTATGAAATCGAGTCAGATTAATTATACATATATCGCTTTTTTAAGAGGTATAAATGTAGGAGGGCATCATAAGATCGCGATGGCAGAGCTTAAGAAAGAATTGGAGGGAATAGGAATGAAGAATGTCCATACACTTCTTAATTCCGGAAATGTAATTTTTTATTCTGAAAGTGTTGGCGTGGAGAAACTGGAAGAAAAAATCACTGAGCATCTTAAAACCACTTATGGCTTTGCGGTTCCTGTAATTATTACTACTGCTGAAGAAATTAGGAAACTTTATACATTTGCTCCTTTTCAGGATATTGCTATTACAAAAGACATAAGGCTATATGTTTCTTTTCTGAAGAAAAACAGAGATCCCCTCCCCGACCTCCCCTGGACAACCCCTGATGAATCCTTCAGCATTATTAATCAAGTGGGAAAAGCTGTCTTTAGTGTTTTAGACGTTTCAGCATCAAAGACAACAAATGCCATGAAGTTTCTGGAAGATTTCTTCGGAAAGGATATCACCACCCGAAACTGGAATACTGTAGAACGTATTCTGAAAAAAATATAAATAAGCTTTTTTTAGAATGGGAAGTGTAAAAGCCAAACCGGGGATCTTGAAATAGGTTTTTCTTAAAGTATTACGGTTATAGGATAATCTTCGTTAATTTCTGCTGGTATTATTTATATTAAAACTCTTATCTTTAAAATGTTTTTCTTTTAGATGTTGATTCCGGAAATTGTTTAGGCAAAAGGTGGCTTACCGGAAGATATAAATCCGGTAACCTCATTTTCATGTCTCAAGACGAAATCTTAGTACCCAAAAAGCCGGAAAATAATCAACAAGGTAAACCTAAACTTGCTGGGAGTATCAGATGCAATTGCCTTAATTGTGGGAATTGTAATTGGAGCGGGAATTTTTAGAACTCCATCTTTAGTTGCGGGAAGTGTAGAATCGGGAGGAATGATGCTTACTGCCTGGCTAATTGGAGGCCTGGTTTCCCTTATTGGTGCTCTGTGTTATGCCGAGCTTACCACGACTTTCCCAAATACAGGAGGAGATTACCATTTCCTGATGAGGGCCTTCGGGAAAAGAACGGCTTTTTTATTTGCCTGGGCCAGGCTAAGTGTAATCCAAACAGGTTCTATTGCACTCCTCTCCTTTATTTTTGGAGATTATGCCACCCAAATTTATAGCCTGGGAGAATTTTCTTCAGTTCTATATGCTGGCATAATTGTAATACTGTTAACAGCAGTCAATATTATAGGTATAAGCATTGGTGCTTAAGCGCTCAAAAAGTACTTACTACTTTAGAAGTTTTGGGAGTTGTACTTATAATAATTGTAGGACTCTTTTTCGTCCCTGCAGCTACAGATGTTTCCTACTCTTTTTTTCCTGAATCTGTTTCGAACAACAGTTTTGGTTTGGCAATGGTTTTTGTGTTATTGACTTTTGGAGGCTGGAATGAAGCTGCTTATATCTCGGCAGAGATTCGCTCGGGTCGTAAAAAAATGGCAGGTGCTTTAGTTTTAAGTATAATTATTATAACAGCTGTTTATCTGCTAGTGAATTTTGCTTACCTAAGAGGACTTGGTCTTGAAGGAATGGCAGGCTCTCAAGCTGTAGCAGGAGATCTAATGGGGACTGCTTTTGGGCCCATTGGTGTAAGTTTAATTTCCATAGTTGTAGCAGTATGTGCAATGACATCGGCCAATGCAACAATTTTTACAGGAGCACGGTCAAACTATGCTTTGGGAAGAGATTTTGAAGTTTTTGGCTATCTGGGGAAATGGAAAAATTCCCTTAGAGGTCCTGTCAATGCCTTTATCGTCCAGGGTATAATCGCTCTTGTACTGGTAAGTTTTGGATTTTTTTCCCGCAGTGGGTTTGAAACTATGATAGATTATACCGCCCCGGTTTTCTGGTTCTTCCTGTTACTGGTGGGGATTTCAATATTTGTTTTAAGAAAAAGGGAGCCCAACGTGGAACGTCCATTTAAAGTCCCATTTTATCCTGTCCTTCCACTTGTTTTTTGTTTTACAAGTGCATATCTGCTCTATTCAAGTATTGCATATACGGGATGGGGAGCATTGGTGGGAATTGGAGTTTTGCTCGCAGGGGCTTTAATTCTTGTCATAAAACCATCTGTTGCTAAAGAAAACGGCAATTATAATTAGGAATAAAAATTTAAATTTAAAAAGAGGATTTGACATAGAGAATGGGACCAGTAAATTGTTGTACCTTTTATAGGTTTTTGGAAGCTAGTTTCTATTGCTTCTTATTTTCCTGAAGATGAATATATGAATATAAATATTTGCAACTAAACAAAGAGAACCTATGAAAACTTTAAAAATGTATTTCGCAGCTATTATTATGATATTGTTTTTTAGTCCAATAGCATTTGCCCAGGATGTCGTATATGTTCCCACCCGCACCCCGGTAGTAGATGCTATGTTAGAACTGGCAGACGTAAAAGAATCTGATGTTGTTTATGATCTGGGTTCCGGGGACGGGCGCATAGTAATAAAGGCCGCAAAGAACTATGGAGCTAAAGGAGTAGGAATTGATATTGATCCTGAAAGAATTGATGAGGCTAATGCGAATGCAAAGGAAGCTATGTGACTGATAAGGTTGAATTTATTCAGGCAGACCTTTTTGAATCAGATTTTAGTGAGGCTTCTGTGGTTACACTATATCTTTTAAGCTCTTTAAATGAAAGACTAAAACCTATCCTTATGGAGCAGTTGAAACCCGGAACAAGAATAGTTTCCCACGCATTTTCAATGGGAGACTGGGAACCGGAAGAAACCAAAGAAGTTGATGGTACCAGAATCTACCTTTGGACTATTCCTGAAA is part of the Antarcticibacterium sp. 1MA-6-2 genome and harbors:
- a CDS encoding YihY/virulence factor BrkB family protein: MGKDTARNNNDGHQADKPGEIPVSGWKEIGSRVLSEIKKDHVQIVSAGVGFYFFMALFPTIVAALSIYGLVMDPSQIQDHISGLNNVLPAEAADMIQGFIEPIVSKPDSTLGWGVILSILISIWSANQGTNALFEGVNIAYNEVDNRNFIKKTALTLAFTIGGLILGILAVVLVILFPAFVEHIPVGSSIQTVLSWCRWLILAAFIIFGLGLIYKKAPDRDNPELKWISWGSIVATVFWVAQFAFIFLVCK
- a CDS encoding LytTR family DNA-binding domain-containing protein, which gives rise to MSNIEKELPGANFIRIHRSFIISLAALESYTNEYLEVAKQSLTH
- a CDS encoding transposase, yielding MTDVQAYHADKKDTKYLKDTVTRLNRRLRREGLIWENLLADAGYSSGENYAYLENKGLTPYIPPHGTYKGGPEGFQYFKEGNYWLCPQGKKVTFRKQKMENGNLKDNYFTTRADCKDCPIKKACIGKSHEKRINITAFREEYERNIERVKSRRGRYMKGKRQGTVEPVFGTLKEFLGLRKVNTIGIRQANKCMHLAAIAYNLKKYLKFTTRKVKSGANALQKCQDAAPSIIKAELMAFQAVLVLLFSSQKVFVNRASLA
- a CDS encoding cupin domain-containing protein; translation: MKHKNNDTDTIILKSGEGRIYNCGTMTAIFKSDENETNEKYSISEWWLEPNSGGPGPHQHEENDEIFYGIEGTTSILVGDKWIDVDRGTFLRIPRNTIHDFANKTDEKSGLLNFFIPGGFEKNMPAIEKWFDEK
- a CDS encoding DUF1697 domain-containing protein, with product MKSSQINYTYIAFLRGINVGGHHKIAMAELKKELEGIGMKNVHTLLNSGNVIFYSESVGVEKLEEKITEHLKTTYGFAVPVIITTAEEIRKLYTFAPFQDIAITKDIRLYVSFLKKNRDPLPDLPWTTPDESFSIINQVGKAVFSVLDVSASKTTNAMKFLEDFFGKDITTRNWNTVERILKKI
- a CDS encoding transposase, which translates into the protein MQGKKDYQEKLFTSFRLSDRIPKENFYRRLKEALNLDFLYPLTHQFYGESGQKSIDPVVYFKICLVGYLENITTDRGVMDHCAMRLDILYFLGYDVDEELPWHSTISRTRKLFTDDVFEEVFTRVFKLCVEAGLVSGHTQAIDSAPVKANASMDSLELKVPAEDLEEHLSKLRVQSSRDRKAKENKAPKEQQEITASKQELQEIKSRNKRWSKDQDMKPGAKNKGSKYTSNKTHYSPTDPDARISVKPGKARKLNYLCNIDRRY
- a CDS encoding YhjD/YihY/BrkB family envelope integrity protein, which codes for MYGSFAAVIIMLLWLFLTSFIILLGAEINSEMEHQTQKDTTVGPDEPMGQRGGYHADNVAGKEK
- a CDS encoding APC family permease, encoding MGVVLIIIVGLFFVPAATDVSYSFFPESVSNNSFGLAMVFVLLTFGGWNEAAYISAEIRSGRKKMAGALVLSIIIITAVYLLVNFAYLRGLGLEGMAGSQAVAGDLMGTAFGPIGVSLISIVVAVCAMTSANATIFTGARSNYALGRDFEVFGYLGKWKNSLRGPVNAFIVQGIIALVLVSFGFFSRSGFETMIDYTAPVFWFFLLLVGISIFVLRKREPNVERPFKVPFYPVLPLVFCFTSAYLLYSSIAYTGWGALVGIGVLLAGALILVIKPSVAKENGNYN
- a CDS encoding cyclopropane-fatty-acyl-phospholipid synthase family protein, with the translated sequence MKTLKMYFAAIIMILFFSPIAFAQDVVYVPTRTPVVDAMLELADVKESDVVYDLGSGDGRIVIKAAKNYGAKGVGIDIDPERIDEANANAKEAM
- a CDS encoding response regulator, which translates into the protein MDRKISCIIVDDEPTAREVIARHLAKINHVEVLGTCESAGEAFGLINTKKVDLIFLDINMPRFQDCLLPVQ
- a CDS encoding amino acid permease, with translation MLGVSDAIALIVGIVIGAGIFRTPSLVAGSVESGGMMLTAWLIGGLVSLIGALCYAELTTTFPNTGGDYHFLMRAFGKRTAFLFAWARLSVIQTGSIALLSFIFGDYATQIYSLGEFSSVLYAGIIVILLTAVNIIGISIGA
- a CDS encoding serine hydrolase; its protein translation is MVGQQAVAQETQLNSIIQSYATKNNFNGTVLVEKDSAILFHKSFGIADRRFNIPINNETVYKIASITKAFTAVLILQLHEQGELDLNKPIKNYLPDYPDEVSLKVTPHQLLNHTSGIILIDTVSSVENAMKYGLGLYSTPNTTNQLLKSFINCSLVNEPGSKFNYNNAEYFVLGKIIEALYQKTYEKVLNEKILEPLGMTTSGMATEKDIIRNLASTYFSENNSDSLINDIPMFIENWYAAGAMYSSPPDLLKFSNALFGLKLINKENLDLMLTPGLDDYGYGVWIKGKGDERVMERYGSIMGLNAVWMRHLNKSTTIIILSNTNLTNLGNFASEIGSNVP